In Methanothermococcus thermolithotrophicus DSM 2095, one DNA window encodes the following:
- a CDS encoding ABC transporter ATP-binding protein — MVLKLSNISKTYENTNNNYKNSLDSQHSSVLNVLDNINLECEKELISLLGPSGCGKTTCLRIIAGFESPNKGRVFLNDEDITHLPPNKRDIGMVFQNYALFPHLNVFENVAYGLKLKKLKSNEIKEKVKDALNLVNLEGFEDYKIDELSGGMQQRVAVARAIVIEPKVLLLDEPLSNLDAKLRIKMRRELRKLQRRLDITTIYVTHDQEEALAISDRVAVMNNGVVEQIDTPENIYKFPRTEFIANFIGTINEVPKSILDDLNIQYDKKYKYFVRPEHITVGMGDFTGKIVDIEYLGNLVRYTIEYDNNTLISEVHRTKTILKEGEEVLFGIEKNSILKII, encoded by the coding sequence ATGGTCTTAAAACTCTCAAATATTTCAAAAACTTATGAAAACACAAATAATAATTATAAGAACTCATTGGATTCGCAACATAGTTCGGTTTTAAATGTACTTGACAATATTAATTTAGAATGTGAAAAAGAGCTTATTTCCCTTTTGGGACCGAGCGGTTGTGGAAAAACAACATGCCTTAGAATTATAGCAGGTTTTGAATCACCAAACAAAGGCAGGGTTTTTTTAAATGATGAGGATATTACACATTTGCCCCCAAATAAAAGGGACATCGGAATGGTATTTCAAAATTATGCCCTTTTTCCCCATTTAAATGTTTTTGAAAATGTTGCATATGGATTAAAGCTTAAAAAATTGAAATCAAATGAAATAAAAGAGAAGGTTAAGGATGCTTTGAATCTAGTTAATTTAGAAGGGTTTGAAGATTATAAAATAGATGAGCTCAGTGGGGGGATGCAACAAAGGGTTGCAGTGGCAAGGGCCATAGTTATAGAACCAAAGGTTTTATTACTGGATGAACCGCTTAGTAATTTAGATGCAAAATTAAGGATAAAAATGAGACGAGAGCTGAGAAAGCTCCAAAGAAGATTGGATATTACCACCATATATGTTACACATGACCAAGAAGAGGCCCTCGCTATTTCCGATAGGGTGGCGGTTATGAACAATGGCGTAGTTGAACAGATCGATACTCCTGAAAATATATACAAATTTCCAAGAACAGAATTTATTGCAAACTTTATTGGTACCATAAATGAAGTTCCAAAGTCTATCCTGGATGATTTAAATATACAGTATGATAAAAAATACAAATATTTTGTTAGGCCTGAGCATATAACTGTTGGAATGGGGGATTTTACTGGGAAGATAGTGGATATTGAGTATCTTGGTAATTTAGTGAGATATACTATTGAATATGATAACAACACGCTAATCTCGGAAGTACACCGAACAAAAACGATTTTAAAAGAAGGAGAGGAAGTTTTATTTGGTATTGAAAAAAATTCTATATTAAAAATTATTTAA